In Mytilus trossulus isolate FHL-02 chromosome 10, PNRI_Mtr1.1.1.hap1, whole genome shotgun sequence, the DNA window gaaaagatatatatacaaggttgaaaaatcattacatttagaaataaaaGCATAATCAAAAAGTCAACTAAAAGCTAATCAAGCGGGGTTTCGAAAGACAAATAACTATATTGCTTTACTTAACTTGAATGAATCAACAAGATCTtgaattctttgttttttttacctatacattgtacatttggAAAGTTCTTATTAAAGTTTTACGAGATGatattcttaaaaacaaaatcatgtaGTAGGATTAAAGTTGATATACATTCCTTTTTTATGcagtttttattgaaaaatgaccaattCAATTACTACGCTAAATTGTATAGTACTTTTGAATCTGAATTAACACTTTTTTCTTTCAAAGACACATGTACCAGTACAATTTCGTCTCACCGCTTTTCCAAATTTCCTCCACTTTTTTCCAGACGAAAAGCCCAAAAACTTTCTAGCATATTCCTAAGTTTTACTCCAATGCATGCCATGCATCCTTGTCTCACATCCCACCCCTTCATTTCCAGTTTCTCTTTATCCTTTCGAACCCTTATGCTATGCAACTTTGAAATACTCAGAACTGgtagatttatatatatgtcactGGAATGGTACCAATGCACCTTGTGTGGTTTACACCAGACCATGATACTTTCATGTTACAATTAAGACACTTAAATCAATGTTTACACCACTCTATTAATACATCCCATGGTCAGATAATACTTACGTGAAATGCCAAACAGCATGTGCTTATCATGCATGTTTTAAAGGAACACACGGatattacatttgtcatttttaatcaACACTTAAAATGATTGATATCTGATCATGAGAAATCATagaaataagttttaaatttcaacCTTTCGATATTGAATCACTGCTAGTGCGAAGAATCAAATACAGGTTTGTTGTATTCTGAAAAACGAATAGCTATTTCTTTAGTAAATATTTAACTGGcattatttatgttaatatgATTTTTCAACTTCAATGAATGATGATTTCTCATTATTATATAAACAGCTTTTATCTTGCCATTATTCTATTATTTCAGTATATTATGTTTAAGTAAATTGTCATTAAAACGAAAACTTGTAATGTCAAAGGttatttaaattatagaaaTTTGAAGCCGGAAGGttacatttagaaattatttttatatcattacaGAGTTTATAATCACAACTCGATCTGGTCGACATAATGGTGGTTACAaacatattctttatttttctatttggaCTTCTCTGCTGCTTTACTACAGGTAATGTTGTGCTTACCATTTGCCTGAAACTGCGTAAAATATAGTTGAAGCAAGAAACGTTGCATTATTTTCACCGTTGAATTAGCGTACAGATTGTATAATACACTTAACTGTCATTTAAGCAGTATATATAAGTTTGACCagatatttatacatatttatgtatttacaagtacatgtacatgtatgtaattgcTTAAATTGGAGATCTTTTAGTGTGTAGTTTATCCTTTCTTTTTCCTCTACTACTGAATTCAAAGAACTAAATCAAACTACTTTTATTAGGATACCTGATTGGAAACCAATGCTTCGTTTACCCTAGTTTTGATGCTATTCAGTGGAAAGACGGAAAAGACCGAATCTGTATGTTGTATCAAGGTGAAGCCGTATGCAAAGAATGGGAATGTCCGGTGCCGAGCTGCGACGAGCCAATATCTGGCGAATATGGAACCTGCAAGTCTTATTGTAAAGGTTAGTACTATTGGAAGACAGGTACAACTGTTTTTCTGTAAATCTTAAATTTGTAttctatggagcgcattaactgtaaatttttaatacaaagtCATAGACAAGTAGTACTACTTTGTATTTTGGCTCAAAATTGtctaaatatatttctcttttacatttttttaagcaAATGTTGGTCTCAGTAAAAATTACGTCAACCGCACTATTTTGTTTCAGAGTAGGGCGACTTTTAACctataacatttttcaaaagaggggcgaaagatgcCAGAATGGACAGTCAAAATgttagatcgaaaataaactgacaaagccatggcttaAATAAAAAGTCagagacaaataatagtacataagacacaacatagaaaactgaagactgagcaacacgaacccttcAAAAacctgggggtgatctcaggtgctccggaagggtaagcagatcctgatccaaatttgacacccgtcgtgttgcccaACGTGCTGTGAGATTAACACTTTCTTTATACTATAGAccgcattggcaatcatgccacatcttatCATTTGTATAGCTGACACGCGTCCACCTCACTCGAGGTATGAAGTGGTATCACAGATTGTAAATATCCAAGATAACATATACACAATTTAAAAGTCACAACGCTGTGTGTTTCTCAATCACTACACTGTGTGTTTctcagtctttggttttctatgttgggtTTTGTACGACAAGActactgtttttctttttgtccttTTCTCCGATTTGAAAGCTATTGACTTTTCAGTTTATTTGCGACTTTtgagttttaatttttcttccGAATATTTCGTCTCTCTTTCTTTAATGAACGAGAACATACATAAATGGTAATTAAAGCTTAAATTGACGTGatcaattaaatgaaaataaaacaacataaaaaaaatgaaagagtAGCAactttttgaccttttttgttttatcattgacCATCATACTATATTccattgtttatatattgtatCAGATCTTCAACTTTCTTTTTCAGTAGcctttaattattttgttcttgTCAATTACATTCTATCTTATTCTCATGATGTTCTCGTGTATTTTCAGGCAACTGC includes these proteins:
- the LOC134686290 gene encoding uncharacterized protein LOC134686290; its protein translation is MVVTNIFFIFLFGLLCCFTTGYLIGNQCFVYPSFDAIQWKDGKDRICMLYQGEAVCKEWECPVPSCDEPISGEYGTCKSYCKGNCTYGGTEHEIGVGFVSPDGSNTCWCSEWNTYFCSYGQFTVQTMCNLN